GCCGAGGAAGGTCGCGGCCAGCACTGCGGTAAGCACCGGGTTCGCACTGATCACAAGCGCCGAGAGGCCCGCCGAGATGCTTTTGAGTCCGACATAACCGATGCCGAGGTAGGCGGCCTGATTGGCGACACCCAGCGCCGCAAACAGGATGAGATCGCGGCGGCTCATCTTCAGCGAAACGCCGGAGAGCGCGGCGGCCGCGAGCATCACGATCCCGGCGAGCAAAAAGCGGAAGGTGAGCAGCAGCAGCGGCGGGCAATCCGCGATGGCGACCTTGGCGACCGCAAAGGCCGATGACCACAGCAGGCAGAACGCTGTGACCATGAGAGGTAATTTGATACGGATACTGGGCGAGGAAACCGTAAAACTGGCGGCAGTCATGGGAAAATCTCCTGTGCTGCCACGGAGGTAGGCCCAGAGCTTTTCATTTGGAAATTAAATGATAAAATACTGAGCAGTGGATTTCTGAATGAGATATCCGATGCTCGATCTTGAACTGCTGCGCAGCTTTGTCTCGGTGGTCGATGCCGGGGGCTTCACCCGGGCCGGCGAGCGCGTCCACCGCACCCAGTCGACCGTGAGCCAGCAGATCCGGCGGCTGGAGGAAACGGTGGGCCAGCCGCTGCTGCACCGGAACGGCAAGCAGGTCTCGCTCACCGAGCAAGGCGAACGGCTGCTCTCATACGCGCGGCGGATTCTCGCGCTCGAGCAGGAGGCGCGCGAGGTGGTCAGCAAGCCCGCGAGCGAAGGCGTGCTGCGGCTCGGCATGCCCGAGGACTTCGCGGTCTACCGGCTGGCCGAACTGCTTTCGGATTTCACGCGTTCTCGTCCGGGGCTCCGCCTCGACGTGCGCTGCGGGCTGAGCGTCGATCTGCGCCGGGCGCTGGAGCGCGGCGAACTCGATCTCGCGATGTTCAAACGCGACGCCGGCAGCAGCAGCGCTATGGCCGCATCCGTCATCAAGTCCTGGCCCGAGCATCTGCACTGGATCACCAGCAAGGCGCATCCGGTCGATTTCAACCGCGATCCGCTGCCGCTCGCGATGTCGGAGCCGGGCTGCCTCTATCGCCGTCGGATGATCCACGCGGCCGAGTCCGCGGGACGCTCATGGCATGTGGCCTATACGAGTCCGAATCTGCCCGGCATCCAGGCCGCCGTCTCGGCCGGTCTTGGCGTCAGCATCCTGCCCGAACTCGCGATCCTGCCGGAACATCGCATGCTGACCACCAAAGACGGCTTTCCGCCGATCACCGACACCGAGGTTGCGCTCATTGCGGCGCCGGGCGCAACGCCTGCCACGCGCCGGCTCGCCGAAGTGCTGGCCGAATTCCGCTCGGCGGCCGGCCCACGCCGCGCGGCGTAGCGCGCTGAGCATTTTCCGGTTGCCTTGCACCGCGAACCACAACAGCGGTCATTGCCGGGCATAGCCGTCCGAAGGACGGCGTCGCTTCGCTCGCCTATGCGCGTGAGCGCCGTGACCCGGCAATCCATGAGCGGCTGCAGCGAAGGCAGTCGTAGGAGCGTGCACCGTTGCGCCATCGTATGGACCCGCGGGTCAAGCCCGCGGATGACAGCCTGCGTGTTGCGTGGGTGTGCTTCCACGCAAGTGGAAACGCTCAAGCTATCCCTTGTTGTAGAACACCGTCACCGGCACGCCTTCCTTGATGGCGCCGATGCGGGTGTCTTCGCCGCCCTTCTTCTTCTCGCAGAGCTCCAGCACCCGCATGATGTCGGCGCGCGGCACGAACACCACGCCGGTGTCGTCGGCAATGACGAGGTCGCCGGCATTGACGCGAACGCCCGCGATGTCGATCTCGCCGTTGATCTCGACGGTTTCGAGCCGCCATTTGCCGGTGACCGGCGTGATCTCGCTCGCCCACAGCGGATAGCCGCTGGAGCGCGAATGCGCGACGTCGCGGATGCCGCCCATCACGATGGCGCCGCGCTCGCCCTGACGCTGGCCGGTGAGCGCCGAGATGCCGCCCATGTTGGAGACGCCCGGCACGCCCGCGATCACCAGCACGTCGCCGTCCTCGGCGAGGTTATGCGCCTCGAACTCGGCCATCTTGTTTTTGTTTTCGCGGGCGACCACGAAGGGGTCGGAGCGCTGCGCGATGTTGCGCACCGTCAGCGCCGGGCCGCAGATCAGCTTGCCCGGAATCGTGGGTTTCAGCGTGGTCGCGCCGATCGCGCCCTCCGGGATGCCGAGATCGTCCATCACGTCGGAAACGAGACTCGTGCATTCGCCGAGCGCGAGAAACCGCTGCACGGCACCGGCTGGCGGCTTCGGCGTCGAGGTCATGCGAATGCGGTCGGCAGCAATCCGGCCGGTGAGTTTCTTGCCGTTGAGATCGGTCATTGGGTTTCCTTTGGGGCTTCCTCTGGGCGTGTCCCGTCGCGCGTTGGTCGCGAAATCTGGCACAGACCTGCCGGCCTGCGCCATCGGCCTCTCAGTCGAGCTGGATCTTCGCGTTGCGGATGACCGTCGCCAAGCGCTCGGTTTCGGCTGTGAGAAACGCGCGAAACTCGGCCGGCGTGTTGCCGACCGCCTCGGCGCCCTGCTCGGCGATGCGCTCGCGCACCGTGGGCTCGGCGAGCGTATCGACGGCGCTCTTGTGAAGCGCGGCGATGATGCCATCGGGTGTCCTGGCCGGCGCCAGCAGGCCGAACCAGGTGCCGGTGACGTAGTCGAGACCTCCCTCCCGGAAGGTCGGCACGTCGGGCAGCAACGGCGAGCGCGTTTGCGACGCGATGGCGAGCGCTTTCAGCTTGCCGCTCTTCACCAGCCCCAACACCGGCAGGATGCTGGCGAACAGCATCTGCACGTTGTTGCCCATGACGCCGACCGCCGCGGGCCCGCCGCCCGAGTAAGGCACATGCACGATATCGGCGCCGGTCATCGAGCGGAACAATTCGGTTGCCAGATGCGGCCCGCTGCCTGCGCCGTAGGACGCATAGTTCAGCGCGCTCGGCCGGGCCTTCACATAGGCGAGAAATTCGCCGAGCGAATTCACCGGCAACTCGGGCGGCACGACCAGCACGGTCGGCGAGTTCGCGATCAGCGTGATCGGCGCCAGATCGTTGAGCGGCTGGAAGGCGAGCTTGCGATAGAGCGATGGATTGGCGGCGAGCCCGATGCTCGCCATCACCAGCGAATAGCCGTCAGGAGCGGCTTTGACGACCTGCAGGGTGCCGGTGTTGGTGTTGCCGCCCGGCCGGTTGAGCGGCACGAACGACTGGCCGAGCCGCTTGCTCAGGCCTTCGGCGACAAGGCGCGCCAGCAGATCCGTGCCGCCGCCGGCCGCGAACGGCACCACCAATTCCACCGCATGAGTTGGATAGCTCTGCGCGTACACGGGCGATGCGCCAAGCGTCGACAATGCAACGAGCGCAGCGAGCGTGCGATTCAGCATGACAAAACCGATGTGTGCAGAACTGGGTCCCCGCTTCCCGCGGGAATGAACGGTTGATGGTCCGGCGAACTCTTTCCCCGTTCGTCCCCGCGCATAGCCGTCTGAAGGACGGCGTCGCTTCGCTCGCCTACGGCGGGGACCCAGAGCGATACATTCCGAAACTTCAATCAGAGCGGATCAATCCAAGGTCGGCCTACCGGCCCAGCGCCCTGGCCATCACCTGCTCGCAGCGCAGGTTTTCCTCTTCGACCAGATCACCGCCCATCGCCTTGCGGGCGAACTCCGACGGCGCGCCGGCCATCTGCCAGCGGCACGGGAACACGTTCTGCGCCTTCCACCAGTCGGCGTCATGGGCGACGTAGCTGTCGTCGACCTGCTCGACCTCGGTGGTGTATTCGGTGACGAAGCCGTTCGGCTCGACGAAATACGAGAACACGTTGCTGCCCGGGCCGTGGCGGCCGACGCCCCACATGATCTCGTAGCCGCTCTTGCGGACGCGGCCGGCGCCGCGCATCAGCCCGTCGATGTCGGGCATCTCGTAGGCCATGTGGTTGAGCGACGGGCCCTTGCCGCGCGCGAGCGCGATGCTGTGATGGTCCGAGCAGCAGCGCACGAAGTCCATCATCATCGTCGAGTCGGCCCATTTGAAGCCGAGCACATCGAGGAAGAATTTGGTCTGGTTCTCGATGTCGGCGCTGTTGAGCACCACGTGGGTGAGCTTGGTCGGCCGGGTCTTGTCGTCGATCGCGCTGCCGTGGTCGGCGACGTCCGCCGAGATCACGATCGGATGGCCCTCCGGCGTCGAGACACGGAAGCCGTAGCCGCCGCCGGCGCTCTTTTCGAGCTCGCCCGCGGGACCCGACAGCTTCATGCCCATGGCCTTCGCCTTGCCGTGGAGGCCGTCGATCGCGGCGCGGTCGGGCGCCGAGAAGTGCACGCCGAGGAGACCGGCGCGGGGACGTTCACGAAGGGTCAGCACGTGATGATCGCGGCTGGTTCCGCGCAGGTGCAGCGTATCGCCCTCGCCCGAGACGTCTTCGAGCGCCCAGACATTGCGGTAGAACTCGGCGGACTTCTGCAGGTCGTGGACGCCGAGCTCGACGCTGCGCAGGCCATTGATCCGGGGTTCGCTCATGGTTTCCGTCTCCTCGCTCGAATGTTCTGCCGGGGAATCGCTGTTTCCGGCTTGTTGCGGGGGAGATTAGCGCAAAAGCCGGCGGCTGGCAGCCGTTGCGCGGCGCTCCTTGCATCCCTCCCCGGCACGGGCGCTTGTTGCTTTCGCAACCGGAACGGCGCAAATTCGTGAGCTGAGAACCGGTCCAAAGTGCCGGCCGCCCGATGGGGAAAAGCCGCACCGCGGCTTCGGGTCGGCCCAAGGATCGCCCGAGGAACGCTTAAGAATTGCCCAGGGAAAAGGCAGAGAACCAACATGCCCGAGAAGTTTGTCGCAAAGGCCTCCGAGTTCACCAACGGCGACCGCCGTATCGTTTTCGTCGGCGATAACGAGATCGGTGTCTTCAAGCACGAAGGCCAGTACTACGCTTACAGCAACTTCTGCCTGCACCAGGGCGGACCGGCCTGCGAAGGCCTGACCATCGCCAAGGTCGAGGAGCGGCTGCGCCCCGACAAGACCTCCCAGGGCCTCTACTTCTCCGAAAAGGACATGAACTTCGTCTGCCCGTGGCACGGCATGGAATACGACATGAAGACCGGTGAGTGCATCTCGAGCCGGAAGATGAAACTGAAGAAATACCAGGTGGTGGAAAAGGGAGACGAGGTTTATGTCGTCGCCTAAGGCCGCCAAATCGATGGCAGCCAAAGCCGCGGCGGCGACCAAGTCGTCACGCAAGCCTGCGGTGGTGGCCAAGCTGAAAGAGACGGCCACCCGGACCGTGGCGCCGAAGATCAAGACCCCGCAGACGGGACTCTCGGCCGATGCCATCAAGCTCGCCTCCGAGATCGAGCAGGCGTTCAAGAAGAGCGACGACGCGATCTCCGAAGAGGCGATGCAGGCGCTGATGAGTGCGCTGTGCCGGGTCTACGCGGCGCAGATCGAGAACGGCAGACAGTACACGCCGATCCCGGAAGGCCAGGTGGTCAGCCCAACCGGCGTGATGGTGACGGCGAGCGGCCTCTTGAAGGCCGCCAACCTCGCGGTGTTCGAACTCGGAATGTGGCAGAGCTGGACGGGACGCTGACCCTAAGGCCTGCTGGAACAAGACTTGAGCTAGAAAGAACTGGACTTTCAGGAGAAACGCCATGGACCTTATTGCTGATCGCGGCCGGCGCGTCACAGTCGAAGAGCTGAACACCAGCCAGTTGCTGTCTCATGCCCGCAAACAGGCGGTGCAGCGCAAGTTCGACGACATGCTGATCGTCGACGTCGACGCCCACCACTACGAGAACGAGCACTTCGCCGACATCCTGCCGTTCATGGAAAACGACGTGCTCAAGCAGCTCGCTCTGTCGGGCCGCGCCAGCACCCGGGCGCGCCCCAACCTGACGCCGCAGAGCATCGGCTTCCAGGACATGGGCGGCCGCGTCACGCGTTATCCGCTGCGTGGCACCGAGAAGACCAAGGACGGCTACGCCCGCGACGTCGAACTCGGCCACCGCTGGATGGACGCCATGAGCGTCGACTACTCGTGCCTGTTCCCGACCGGCATGCTCTCGATCGGACTGCATCCGCAGGCCGAGATGGAGGCCGATCTGTGCTGGGCCTACAACCGCTGGCTTACCGAGAAGGTGCTGCCGGATTCCGGCGATCGCTTCTTCTCGATGCTGACCTTGCCGTTCTCCGATCCCGACGAATGCCTGCGCCACGTCGAGAAGTTCGGCGACCGCAAGCATGTCGGCGGCTTCATGGTCACGACTGTGCGCAACAACCTCGCGGTCAACGACAACCGCTACATGAAAGTCTATCGCGCCATCGAAGAGCGCGGCCTGGTGCTGTCGTTCCACTCCGGCCCGAACTGGGGCGAGCCGATCTTCAAGAGCTGCAACCGCTTCCTGGTGGCGCACGCGCTCGGCTTCAGCTGGTACAACATCGTCAACCTGTCGAACTGGGTCATCAACGGCATGGGCGAGCGCTTCCCCAAGCTGCCGGTGATCTGGATCGAGTCCGGCCTCGCCTGGGTGCCGTTCCTGATGCAGAAGCTCGACCACGAGTACATGCTGCGTCCGTCGGAGGCGCCGCTGCTGAAGAAGAAGCCGTCGGACTACATGCGCGACATGTACTACTCGTCGCAGCCGATGGAGATCCAGGACATGGGCGCGCTGGAGACGACGTTCCGCATGATGAACGCCGAGACCCAGCTGATGTACTCCTCGGACTATCCGCACTGGGACTTCGACCTGCCCTCGACCATCAGCGACCTGCCGTTCCTCACCGACAAGGCCAAGCACAACATTCTCGGCGGCACCGCGGCGCGGCTGTTCAAGCTCAAGCCGCGCAACGAGAAGCAGAAAGAGAACCTGGTGAAGTTCGGCAACCACACCGCGGCGGCCTGATTTCAGGCGCAGCGTTTCAATCAGCCGGGGCGGCACTGAGTGCCGCCCCGTTTCCTTTTGCGGAAGCTGCAACATGCCGCGTTTATTGCCGCGTCGGCGGTGCGCTCCCTCTCCCGTGGGGAGAGGGTTGGGGAGAGGGCGTACGGTCTATCGATAGACCTTACCCCCTCACCCGCCTCGCTTCGCGAGGCGACCTCTCCCCATGGGAGAGGTGAAGAGCTGTTGCACCACCGATTCAATTTCGGACGATTGTGCGCTAGGCTTCTTCCCAAAGAAAAATACCGCTGGGAGAAACGCCATGCTGCATCGAATGCAGATTGTTCTCGCCGCTGCGAGCCTCGCATTTGCCGCGATGATCACCACCGCACACGCCACTGAGATCCAGCTTCTCGCTTCGACCGCGATGCGCGAGGCGCTCGATGCGCTGGTGCCGCAGTTCGAGAAGGAAAGCGGCCACAAGGTCACGATCAGCTTCTACCCGGCGGCGACGCTGGTGCTGAAGGTCAAGGACGGCGCGCCGGCCGACATCGTGATGACGACGCCGGACAATCTCACGGCGCTCACGAACACCAAGCATCTGGTCGACGGCACGCGCGTCGATTTCGCGCATTCTCGCGTCGGCGTCGCCGTGAAGGCTGGTGCGCCGAAGCCCGACATCGGCACGCCGGAGGCGCTGAAGGCTACGTTCCTTGCGGCGAAGTCGATCGGGGTGAGCCGCGGGCCGAGCGGCGTACATCTGCTCGGCCAGATGGCCAAGCTCGGCATCGCCGATCAGGTGAAGGCCAAGATGGTGCAGCCCGATCTCGGCGTGCGAGTCGGCACTCTTGTGGCCGAGGGCAAGGCGGAGATCGGCGTGCAGCAGGTCGGCGAACTGTTGCCGATCAAGGGCATCGTGTTTCTCGGGCCCCTGCCGAGCGAACTGCAGACCGTGATCGTCTACGGCATGGCGCGCTCGGCCAATGCCCGGCAATGGGACGCGGCAAGCATGCTGGTGAAGTATCTCACCGCGCCCACCGTCGGCCCAACGCTGAAGACGATCGGTCTCGACCCGGCATAAGCCCAAGGGCCGGTTCAAGGCTAAGGACCAGGGCAACCACCGCCGTTTTCTGTAATTATTCCAGTTACTTGATGGTGATTTGATACCGCCTCACGTGGGCGTGATGGCGCGCGACAATCCGCGCAGATGCGGATGCATTCCGCATCGCAATATAAATGAATGTTCATTTTAGAGGGGCGCCCTGGAATGCCGTCACGTCGTCAGCTTGAGCCGTTCTGGCCTCCGGCGTCCGCCCTGCCCTGATCGGGAATATCCCCCTCCACTGGAATCTGGAACGCCCATGACCCCGTTTCGCGCTGTGCGGCTCTCGTCGATGGCTGCGCTCGCCTCCCTTGCACTCGCCGCCTGCTCCGAGGGCCCTGCCGCCCCGAGCGACAAGGCGCCGCCGCAGGAGGTGAGCGTCGTGGCGCTTGAGCCCACGCCGCGGCCGGTGATCCGTGAGCTGCCCGGGCGCATCGCACCCACGCGCATCGCCGAGGTGCGGGCCCGCGTCTCCGGCATCGTCGTCAGCCGCAACTTCGAACAGGGCACCGACGTCAAGGAAGGCGACGTGCTGTACGAGCTCGACGCCAAGCCGTTCGAGATCGACCTTCAGGCCCAGCAGGCCGCGCTGGACCGCGCCACCGCGGTGCTGCAGCAGGAAGGCCAAAACGCCAAGCGCGCGCAGGCGCTGCTGCCATCGCGCGCGATCGCGCAGGCGCAATACGACACCGCGATTGCGACCTTGCGCCAGGCCGAGGCCGATGTCGCGGCCCGCCAGGCCGACGTCGCGCGCGCCAGGCTCAATCTCGACTACACGAAGGTCCGCGCGCCGATCAGCGGCCGCATCGGCCGCGCTCTCGTCACCGAAGGCGCGCTGATCAACTCGGCCGATGCCACCAACATGGCGACGATCCAGCGGCTCGATCCGATCTATGCCGACTTCACCCAGTCGGTCGCAGAGCTCAACCAGCTGCGCCGCGAGTTCGCGCGCGGCGATCTGGAGGAGGTGGCGCCGGGCGCCGCGAAGGTGCGGCTCGTGCTCGATAACGGCGAGCTCTATCCCTACCACGGCCGGCTGCTGTTCTCGGAAGCCACGGTCGATCCCGGCACCGGCCAGGTGACGCTGCGCGGCGAGTTTCCGAATCCCAAGATGGAGTTGCTGCCCGGCACCTACGTCCGGGTGCAGATCGAGCAAGGCATCGATCCCGACGCTCTCTCGGTGCCGCAGCAGGCGGTGCGACGGAACGATGCCGGCGGCAGCGAACTGTTTCTGGTTCGCGACGACAACCGCGCCACGATGGCTCCGGTGCGGCTCGGCCGCGTGGTCGACAACCAATGGCTGGTGCTCGATGGCGTGAAACCCGGCGACCGCGTGATCGTCGACGGCTTCCAGAAGTTCGTCGCCGGCGACGTGATCAATCCGAAGCCCTGGCAAGCGGCGGTGACGCGGCGCGCCGAGACTGAGGCGCCCCGTCGCGAAGCCAACGCCGACGAGAACATCTCGACGCGCTGACGAGGACCGATGCCCGCATTCTTCATCAACCGGCCCATCTTCGCGTGGGTCGTGGCGCTCTTGATCTGTCTTGGCGGATTGCTGGCGATTCCGTTCCTCGCGGTCGCGCAATATCCGATCATCGCGCCGCCGTCGATCTCGATCAGCACCAGCTATCCGGGCGCCTCGCCGGAGAACCTCTACAACAGCGTCACGCGGCTGATCGAAGAGGAGCTGAACGGCGCGGGCGGCATCCTCAACTTCGAATCGACCAGCGACTCGCTCGGCCAGGTCGAGATCACGGCGAACTTCGTGCCGGGCACCCGCACCGAGCAGGCCTCGGTCGAGGTGCAGAACCGCATCAAGCGCGTCGAGGCGCGGCTGCCGCGCTCGGTGATCCAGCAGGGCATCCTGATCGAGGAAGCCTCCAGCGCGGTGCTGCAGATCATCACGCTGCGCTCGACCGACGGCAGCCTCGACGAGGTCGGCCTCGGCGACTTCCTGGTGCGCAATATCCTCGGCGAAATCCGCCGCATCCCGGGCGTCGGCCGCGCCACGCTCTACTCGACCGAACGCGCGCTGCGCATCTGGATCGATCCCAACCGCCTCGTCGGCTACAACCTGACAACCGACGACGTGACCAAGGCCATCAACGCGCAGAACGCCCAGGTCGCCTCGGGCAGCATCGGCGTGGAGCCCAGCCAGTCGAGCCAGCAGATCTCAGCGCTGGTGATGGTGAAGGGGCAGTTCGACGCGCCGGACGAATTCGGCTCCATCGTGCTGCGCGCCAATGCCGACGGCTCGACGGTGCGGCTGCGCGACGTCGCCCGCATCGAAGTCGGCGGCATGAGCTATCAGTTCAGCACGCGGGTGGACGGCCAGCCGACCGCGGGCCTGACGGTGCTGCTCGCGCCCGGCGCCAACGCGCTCGCCACGGCGAAGGCCGTCAAGGCGAAGATGGACGAGCTGTCGAACGTCTTCCCGGCCAACATCAAGCACAACATTTCCTATGACATCACCCCGGTGGTGGTGGCCTCGATCAACAAGGTGCTGACCACGCTCGGCGAGGCCGTGGTGCTGGTGTTCCTGGTGATGCTGCTGTTCCTGCAGAACATCCGCTACACGCTGATTCCGACCATCGTCGTGCCGGTGGCGCTGCTCGGCACCTGCGCCACGCTTTTGATGCTCGACCTCTCGATCAACATGCTGACGCTGTTCGGCATGGTGCTCGCCATCGGCATCCTGGTCGACGACGCCATCGTCGTGGTCGAGAACGTCGAGCGCATCATGTCCGAGGAAGGGCTGTCGCCGAAGGAAGCAACGCGCAAAGCGATGGGCCAGATCACCGGCGCCATCATCGGCATCACGCTGGTGCTGATGTCGGTGTTCGTCCCGATGGCGTTCTTCCCGGGCTCGGTCGGCATCATCTACCGCCAGTTCTCAGTGACGATGATCGCCGCGATCGGCTTCTCGGCGCTGCTGGCGCTGTCATTGACGCCCGCGCTGTGTGCGACGCTGCTCAAGCCCGTCGAGGCCGGGCACCATCACGCCAAGCGCGGCCTGTTCGGCTGGTTCAACCGCCGCATGGAGCAGGCGAAGCAAGGCTACGGCGGACTGGTGAGCTGGTCGATCCTGCGCGCCGGCCGCTTCATGGCGATCTACGCGGTCATGCTGGTCGTGATCGGCTTCGCCTTCACCCGGCTGCCGGGCGGCTTCCTGCCGGTCGACGACCAGGGCTTCTTCACCACCGACGTGCAGACGCCGTCCGACGCGGCGTTCCCACGCACGCTGGAGGCCGTCAAACGCGTCGAGGAGGCTCTCGCCAAACGCCAAGGCGTCGAAACGGTGACGTTCCTCACCGGCTTCAGCTTTCTCGGCCAGGGCGCCAACACCGCGCAGGCGTTCGTGACGCTGAAGGACTGGTCCGAGCGCGGCGAGAATGACACGGTCGAACAGATCGCCGCCGACATCAACCGGCAGTTCGCGACGTTCCGCGACGCCAAGGTCTCGGCGCTCGAGCCGCCGCCGATCGACAATCTCGGCAATTCGTCCGGCTTCAGCTTCCGCCTGCAGGACCGCGGCCAGCGCGGCTATGCGGAGTTGATGCGTGCAAAAGACCAGTTGCTCGCCGCCGCGGCGCGGAGCCCGGTCCTGGCAGGCGTCTACGTCGAAGGCCTGCCTCCCGCGCCGCAGATCGAGCTCCTGATCGACCGCGAGAAGGCCGCGGCGTTCGGCGTGACCTTCGAGGAGATCAACAACACCGTCTCGACCAATCTCGGCTCGGCCTACATCAACGATTATCCGAACCGCGGCCGCATGCAGCGCGTCATCGTGCAGGCCGACCGCGCGGCGCGGATGCAGCCCGACGAGATCCTGACCTACAACGTGCGCAATGCGCGCGCTCAGCTCGTGCCGATGTCGTCGTTCGCCACCGTGCAGTGGTCCACCGGGCCATCGCAGATCGTGGGCTTCAACTACTATCCGTCGGTTCGCATCTCCGGCGAGGCCAAGCCGGGCTACACCTCGGGCGACGCGATCCGCGAGATGGAGCGCCTTTCCGCACAACTGCCGCGCGGCTTTGGCTATGAATGGACCGGTCAGTCGCTGCAGGAGAAGCAGTCCGGCTCGCAGGCGCCGTTCCTGCTGGCGCTGTCGGTGCTGCTGGTGTTCCTGGTGCTGGCAGCGCTCTACGAGAGCTGGACCATTCCGCTTTCGGTGCTGCTGACGGTGCCGCTCGGCGTTCTCGGCGCGGTCGTCGCGGCGACGCTGCGCGGCTTGCCGAACGACGTCTACTTCACGGTCGGCATCATCACCATCATCGGCCTCGCCGCGAAAGACGGCATCCTGATCATCGAGTTCGCCAAGGCGCTGCGCGAGCAGGGCAAGACCGTCCGAGACGCCATCATCGAAGCCTGCCGGATGCGCTTCCGGCCGATCCTGATGACGGGCTTAGCCTTCGTCATGGGCGTCGCGCCGATGGTGATCGCGCACGGCGCCAGCGCCAAGAGCCAGCAGGCACTCGGCACCGGCGTGATGGGCGGCATGATCGCGGTCGTGGCACTGGCGCTGCTGATGGTGCCGGTGTTCTTCGTCGCCGTGCAGTGGGCGTTCAACCGTGAGGCACGGCAGGAGATGCGCGAGGCGGCGAAGGCGTCGGGCGATGCAGCGACCGTGTCGCACACTGCGGCGGAGCCCAGCGCGTAGCTATTTTTGGTGGCACCGGCCCCACCCTCCCCTGGAGGGGGAGGGTCGACCGCCGAAGGCGGGCGGGGTGGGGTGAACCTAGCGGCGAGGAAGATCACCCACCCCGCGAGCTTCGCTCGCGACCCTCCCCCTCCAGGGGAGGGTGAAGTAGCGCCACCGCCTCAAACGCAAACAGCCGCGATCACTCCGCAGCGGCTGACGTCGCAGCAAACCGGTTCGGCGGCCGCGGCAATCCCAGATTCTCTCGCAAGGTCGCGCCTTCGTAGCGCGTGCGGAACAGGCCGCGTCGCTGCAATTCCGGAATGACCTCGTCGACGAACGTGTTCAACTCATGCGGTAGAGTCTGCGGCATGATGTTGAAGCCGTCGGCCGCGCCGCCGCGGTACCATTCCTCCAGCGCGTCGGCGATGTCCAACGCGGTGCCGAACACGACGCGGTGACCGCGCGCGGTGGCGACGCGGATATAGAGCTGGCGGATCGTCATGTTCTCGGCGCGCGCCATGTCCATGACGACCTTCTGGCGGCCCTGCTGCGTATTCGTCAGCGGCACGTCCGGCACCGGGCCGTCGAGCGGATATTTCGACAGATCGAGGCCGACGATGTCGGACAACATCGCGACGCCCAGCTCGGGATGAATCAGCGTCTGGAGCTGCTCGAATTTTTCCCTGGCCTCGTCGCGGCTCTTGCCGACCACCGTCAGCACGCCGGGCATGACCTTGATGGAATCCGGCGAGCGGCCGCACTTCGCGGTGCGCGCTTTGAGCTCGGCATAGAATTTCTTCGAAGCTTCGAGGTTCTGCGACACCGTGAACAGCACCTCGGCGGTGCGCGCCGCAAGCTCGAGCCCCGCCTCCGACTGCCCGGCCTGCACGATCACCGGCTGGCCCTGCGGTGAGCGCGGCACCATCAAGGGCCCGCGCACCGAGAAGTGCGTGCCCTTGTGATGCAGCATGTGGAGTTTTTCAGGGTGGAAGAACAGCCCGCCGTTCTTGTCCAGGACGTGGGCGTCGTCCTCCCACGTGTCCCAAAGCCCCTGCGCCACGTCGATGAACTCGGCGGCGCGCTCGTAGCGTTGGTCGTGCGGCACGTGGGCCGCATGGCTGAAGTTCAGCGCTTCGGACGCCGCCGACGAGGTGACCACGTTCCAGCCGACGCGGCCCTCGCTCAACTGGTCCAACGTGGCGAACATGCGCGCCACATGGAACGGATCG
The Rhodoplanes sp. Z2-YC6860 genome window above contains:
- a CDS encoding VOC family protein, encoding MSEPRINGLRSVELGVHDLQKSAEFYRNVWALEDVSGEGDTLHLRGTSRDHHVLTLRERPRAGLLGVHFSAPDRAAIDGLHGKAKAMGMKLSGPAGELEKSAGGGYGFRVSTPEGHPIVISADVADHGSAIDDKTRPTKLTHVVLNSADIENQTKFFLDVLGFKWADSTMMMDFVRCCSDHHSIALARGKGPSLNHMAYEMPDIDGLMRGAGRVRKSGYEIMWGVGRHGPGSNVFSYFVEPNGFVTEYTTEVEQVDDSYVAHDADWWKAQNVFPCRWQMAGAPSEFARKAMGGDLVEEENLRCEQVMARALGR
- a CDS encoding LysR substrate-binding domain-containing protein, whose translation is MLDLELLRSFVSVVDAGGFTRAGERVHRTQSTVSQQIRRLEETVGQPLLHRNGKQVSLTEQGERLLSYARRILALEQEAREVVSKPASEGVLRLGMPEDFAVYRLAELLSDFTRSRPGLRLDVRCGLSVDLRRALERGELDLAMFKRDAGSSSAMAASVIKSWPEHLHWITSKAHPVDFNRDPLPLAMSEPGCLYRRRMIHAAESAGRSWHVAYTSPNLPGIQAAVSAGLGVSILPELAILPEHRMLTTKDGFPPITDTEVALIAAPGATPATRRLAEVLAEFRSAAGPRRAA
- a CDS encoding Bug family tripartite tricarboxylate transporter substrate binding protein; the encoded protein is MLNRTLAALVALSTLGASPVYAQSYPTHAVELVVPFAAGGGTDLLARLVAEGLSKRLGQSFVPLNRPGGNTNTGTLQVVKAAPDGYSLVMASIGLAANPSLYRKLAFQPLNDLAPITLIANSPTVLVVPPELPVNSLGEFLAYVKARPSALNYASYGAGSGPHLATELFRSMTGADIVHVPYSGGGPAAVGVMGNNVQMLFASILPVLGLVKSGKLKALAIASQTRSPLLPDVPTFREGGLDYVTGTWFGLLAPARTPDGIIAALHKSAVDTLAEPTVRERIAEQGAEAVGNTPAEFRAFLTAETERLATVIRNAKIQLD
- a CDS encoding RraA family protein, whose product is MTDLNGKKLTGRIAADRIRMTSTPKPPAGAVQRFLALGECTSLVSDVMDDLGIPEGAIGATTLKPTIPGKLICGPALTVRNIAQRSDPFVVARENKNKMAEFEAHNLAEDGDVLVIAGVPGVSNMGGISALTGQRQGERGAIVMGGIRDVAHSRSSGYPLWASEITPVTGKWRLETVEINGEIDIAGVRVNAGDLVIADDTGVVFVPRADIMRVLELCEKKKGGEDTRIGAIKEGVPVTVFYNKG
- a CDS encoding amidohydrolase family protein, whose protein sequence is MDLIADRGRRVTVEELNTSQLLSHARKQAVQRKFDDMLIVDVDAHHYENEHFADILPFMENDVLKQLALSGRASTRARPNLTPQSIGFQDMGGRVTRYPLRGTEKTKDGYARDVELGHRWMDAMSVDYSCLFPTGMLSIGLHPQAEMEADLCWAYNRWLTEKVLPDSGDRFFSMLTLPFSDPDECLRHVEKFGDRKHVGGFMVTTVRNNLAVNDNRYMKVYRAIEERGLVLSFHSGPNWGEPIFKSCNRFLVAHALGFSWYNIVNLSNWVINGMGERFPKLPVIWIESGLAWVPFLMQKLDHEYMLRPSEAPLLKKKPSDYMRDMYYSSQPMEIQDMGALETTFRMMNAETQLMYSSDYPHWDFDLPSTISDLPFLTDKAKHNILGGTAARLFKLKPRNEKQKENLVKFGNHTAAA
- a CDS encoding Rieske (2Fe-2S) protein, producing MPEKFVAKASEFTNGDRRIVFVGDNEIGVFKHEGQYYAYSNFCLHQGGPACEGLTIAKVEERLRPDKTSQGLYFSEKDMNFVCPWHGMEYDMKTGECISSRKMKLKKYQVVEKGDEVYVVA